Part of the Vitis vinifera cultivar Pinot Noir 40024 chromosome 13, ASM3070453v1 genome is shown below.
TCAATCACAAAAGTATCCCGTAATGCTAAAGAGTACAATTCATAAGTTGCAGCAAAACCAGGTACAGCAAATACAAAAACAGAACAAGTTCAAAATCTACTTTGTAACTTAAAATTGGTATAGCAGCAACATATTACACTAATTCAAAATGACCACAATTCAAGTATTAAATTCCAAAAACAATTGTCCTTATTACGAGTAGAAGTAAATGGGAGAAGCTATCCAAGCAGTTTACCTAGAAGCCAAAAGGGCAAACTCCCGAAAATTCCTGCAGCCAAAGAAGTGTACAGACAATGTGAAACTTCAAAGATCAAACTCTTCATCACGAAGGGTGGCCAAAGCAACCTCTTCTTCCTCCTCATCCAGAACAAAGTACTCATTCTTCTCAACTGGCCTGAACATATAAAACATCACCAAGTAGAAAGCCAAACTAGCAATCTCCTCAGCTGCATTACTCACCCACTGATACTTGTATGCTGCAATTGTCCTGAGCGCAAACACGACAATTCTAGTAAAGTACAAGTATCCAATAACAACAACGTAAAACTGCCTAAAAAGGGTCAACTTTGCCAAATTCCTAGCAGCCTTCCCATCTGTCTTCGATGTTTCCCTCAGTGACCTAATTGACCACACAATAGGAAAGAGAATTGCACAACAACATATGATGTCCACCAATAAGAACACTTGTTGCCAAGTAACCCAATCCTTAATAAAGGGTCCGGTTTCACCAATCACCACAGATGCTACATTAGCCAATACCTGAAGTGGGATCACAATCATCAAtaccttcttctccttctcctgtAAGAAGGGCTTCAAAAACGACCACCCAGTCCCAACCAATACAATCACAGTGAACAACAGGGTAACCCTAATAAATTGGAATATATAGAACAATACATCCCAACCGTGTGGCGTTCCGGTGACCTTCACATAGTGCTTGTCCTCTGCTGCGAATAACAGATTCAACGCCTTCATGAGCACCAACGCGGTCATGAGCAGGTGAATCCGATGCACAGACCTCTTGTTCTTAGAACAGTAGTAGCTCCAATACCCTAGAAAAACGAAATACGCAAgggagaagagaaagaagagcGCCGGCAATTGGGTTTGGCCGGCGGAGAGATAGTCCTTGACGCCGTTGTCAAGGTTATAGATTTCGGTATGAACCGACATGGTGACCAGAGATTCGGGATTACAATTGGCGAAGTAGAGGCTGTATTCATTGGGGTTTTTGACGAGGTAGGTGTGGTTGAAGGCGATACGATTGGGGGTGAGGTCTAGGAAGGTGAAGAGGTGAATGGTGAATTGGGAGTCAAGGACGCAGAAATTAGGGTTTTGAGTGGATTCTTGGACGACTTGGAGGAGGGACTCGTCGGAGAGGAGGAAAAATCCGATGCGGGAGTTGGCGGGGGTACCTGTGGCGGCGGAGGTGGCTTCGACGGACACGCCGGAAACGGCGATGGAGACTTGGCCGGTGTGGGTAAAGCCGAATTTCTCGAACAGAATCATGTGGCGGGCGTCGGATGtgatttttaggtttttaatttCCGCGACGGAGGCGGCCATGAGAGAGAGGAACGTCACGGCGACGAGGAGATTCTCCATGGTCCTAGCCATTCTGAAGCGGTGGCCTGATCGCAGATCGGTGGCGGACCTGGCCCCGACGACCGTGGTTCTAGTGAGATCTGGGCGGAAATGACAAGATGCGTGGAGTTTACCAAGGACCTAATCAAAGAACCAAGACTTTGTTCACTTAAAAGACGATGATTTTTGGTCCACTGGCCCCACTACTCTGAACCCCTCCAATCATCACTCTTCCTTCCGTTCGAAGAATTTTGGCTTCTCGTTCCAAGATTTAACGCGCTTTTTAAGGATGTTTTTAACTTTCAGGgcatttcaaattattaaatatttatttaaataaaatttcgcATTTTTACATAGTCTTTTAAATCCAATAAAATATTCCACAATCTTATAATacaattcaaaacaaaattgtaaaaaaattacttttctaattataacatcatttaaaatactaaaaaatatgtAACGACCGTACTCAACCTTATAGATATTATCTATTCCGAGCCCAAATAAGCTTTTAtaactttaaaacacatttacataatttattataaattatataaaagtttGGTGACCCTCAATATTGAGATTTGTTTGAGGTCATAAGAggtatctattttttttatcatataatttCATAAGgcataataaaaatgttatgtTTATACGAATAATAATTATCATGTCTCACATCAAATAGAAGATAAAGtttctaatattatataagtATATACTTCTTTTTTTAACTATGTAGATGTACTATAAAGTTGTGAGGGCATCTTTGAACaaataatgaataatatttaCACGATTAAAAACAAGTCGTTACAAATAACATTAATGACTAATGTATGTACATCTACATAATTATGACCAAGTcgtttttcttctcattttttcacaaaaaagtggaggaaaatattttttaataattatattatttttcctcaattttttcaaGGTGAaccagaattttattttttggttactttttccttctttataatatttatctatataattaattatacgactttaaaagaaaactttattttattgtcTATAAATATATTTCTAGAATGGtgtttccctgaaaattgggtTCTAAGTGCTATCTAAACATCATTTTTAACTTCCAAACATTTATCTCTATTCAATTTTTGGTTGGTAGAGATTGGATCATGTCAACTTTAGTAACCAATCTTGGTATGACACGTAGACTACAAAGGTGATTAAAAACATATGAGTAATTATTaaggtaatattttatttttaattttaggttttgaaaaattattaaggtgtgttttttaaaaggtttgtttggattttaaggataatatcatttttaagagagacttaattttaaattggatGATGATTAGAGCTAAGATCttggaaagtattttctaaaatatttataaatttaaaaatttgataacttTTATGTGAATaacaatttttcattaatttctattaaaaaaaaattgaaacttcaaataaaaaacaatattttccaAGGATGATTGGATTGGAGTTTTGagtattgttattttgatttacTTTCTCCCCCGTTGCCAAACACCTAGGAAGTTGGAGATATATCAGGCCCTAGAGGTGGGGCGGTCCCAGAACTTTACTGGGCTTGGCCTTAAAATGGCACTTGTAAGCCTGATCCAAGACAGTGCTCTCTAAGCCCAAATGAGGTCCTCCAAATGTAATTTCTCACtgaattaatcaaaattataagCAAATTATGTAGtagattgaaattttaataatgtaaattttaaatttaataatgagAAATAAACTAATTatagcaaatattttttttataattaaaaattttaaaattatcgtaatcaatatatttttaccttttgttttcaaaaattgataatggaaataaaaattaaaggtttgtttggtaattatttttgaaaatagttttttgttcttaaaaacaaaaaaaaaaaacacgttttacgataaaaaattgttttatgtttttcgttattaaaaacataaaacatggtgtttttagaaaatattttttaattattttatattatttcaatttatttttcaaaggttgttttaagaaataattatataaaaatgtagaataattaaaaataaaatactagatataaaaaatactttaaaacatatttaaaaataggttacaaatattttaagtttttaaatggatttttattttacaaaaataagagaatagttttcaaatactatttttaaaattatttttaaaacagttaccaaataaaccgtaaatgttttaaaatttttttttaaataaaatgtagttttaaatttatgcaACTTTcattccaaaattaaaatcaattacatGAATTACATGGGTCTAAAGGCCTTAAGACTCCTAAATGAACAAGTATGTGAGGACAAACGTGGACTGTTTGGTTGGTTCCGTCAAAAGCTTAAACGACGCCGTATTGAGTCCATCGGGCATTCAATCTCACGTCACACAGCTCAAGAAGTTGACTACCTCCGTTCCACTCTCTCCAATTTTCCAATCCTCTGCGTGCTCTCCAAAACGAAAACCCTAGCGCGATTTCTCCACTTTCTGTCTCTGGATTTCTCGTTTTCATTGGCCTCGATTTTCTTGAGAATCGAAGGAGGAAAATGTCGTGGTTGAGATCTGCAGTGAGCAAAGCCGTGGAGGTGGGCAACAAGAACAACCTCACTCGCACCGTTAAGAACTACGCCGACTCCGTCGTCCAACATGCCGGTCAGGCCGTTGCTGAGGGCGCCAAAATTCTTCAAGATCGCATTGTAATTTGCGTTATTTCTATGcttctctttgattttgaaccGGAAATTTGGACTAATTTGGAATTTCTTGCGATGTTTTCTGCTGTAATTGGGAGTATTCGTGCTAATCTCAGTTGGAATGGTTCCTTTATTTCATTTAGGTTCTGTTTGGTTATTGGGAAAAGGGAAGGGAGAATGAAAGAAGGAAAAGgggaggaaaatgaaaatgttgtCTAGCCTAATAGAATTTCCCCTAATATGTGTCACATTATTTTGACTTGTTTCAATGGCGTATATTGATAGGGAGCTCGGAGTTACAGAAGCTTTAGGCTGACTGTTAAAAGATTGGAGGAGGCTGCTGTTTCTTGCAGGGGGCCTGAGAGAATTCAGTTGCTGAAAAGATGGTTGGCTGTGCTTAAAGAAATCGAGAAATTATCTGGAGCGCCCTTTGAAGATAAAGAAAAGAACTCTGAGCAACAAGCCACAACTGACGAAGCGAGGGATAATCCAAAAAAATCATCTATGGTGAGAAAACACATTTCTCAACTATTTCCTCATccttttctgataaaaaaaattatatatatatatatatattctcatgCTTCAGTTACATAATTGAGTCTAAATCCTTACTTATGCCTGATCCGCATGGATTTTTGTTTGAATGCCTTGATATGTTAATGGAAGTTTTTATCAGTGTTAGACTTCTATAAAGGGAAGCGCTCTTGCTACTTTCTAGGCGGTAGTGCATCAATAGTCTAATCCTTTGGCTTTATTGATAGGTTTTGTATTATGACTCTGATATGGGGGGTGGACCAGTGAATTTTCGTGATGTGTTTCTTCACAGTCAAGCTCTCGAGGGCATAACTTTGTCTATGGTATGTTAAACTAATTTCTTATTTGTGTGGACATTTAACTTCTAATTTTCAACTAGTTGAAGTGCAACATATTTATTTCCATTCCAGAACTCCATTATTTATGCTATGATTGATGTACATGTGTTGAACGTGTAGTTTCTCATTAGTGTTTTTGAAAGCATAACTTTGAGGTGAGTTATTTATTGAGCCAAAGTGAAAGGCGTAGCTCTCAAGATCTTAAAAATGAAGCACAAATTTTGCATGTGTAACacgttttttctcttttaagataaatttttgTATGGTCCTTCTTCAGCATGCATGAGGCCTCTTACCTAGGAGCATGCTACCCAGTACTCATCAGGCAGCCCTAACAATGTTCTTATGAATGTATTGTAGTTATTTCTGTTGTCCTTGATATTCCTATTGGCTACCATTCTTGTTCCATTTTCAGCATGGAGCATTTTCCTTTTAGGTGCATTCTCCCTTTTGGCTTAGTTACTGTTACTATATTtgaatcatttaaaatattttttttttttgataggttacTATAATGGAATCATACTTGACAGCTTCTGAAAATTTTCACAgttctgccattttttttataggaaatgaGTTGCCTATGATATGGTACCTCAAGTATGATACAGTCATATATTTCACTAAAATTATCATTGGACTCTGCCCCGCTGAgcttattgttttttttcctttttgttttttttttcccttatttttcctTGTTGATTCCTTTTTAGGGGTTTTTTTCCCACTTCTTTGAGATCTTTATATTTGGTTACCTTGAAGGGCAACTCATCCTTCATTTTAGGTTTCCTTAATGTCCGTCAAGTTTATGTTTCTTATcaccaaaaaaaatgaaaaaaggatGGTAGGATAAGATCATTTATTTCTGTTAAGTTCTCATATGACTCAtgagtagaaagaaaaaaaagaaaaaaagaaaagaaaagaaggagaTTTAGTTCCAAAAGTAAGATTGAAACTTcaagtcatttattttgtaaagaataaTGCCAGTTGAAATTGATTTATTTCCAAATGCTATGATTTAAACCTATAAATTGTGCTACTAGGATTTAATATTTGATCATGTTCACATTTTTGTAATATGATTGGCTTTCTGTGCCTATTATGTGTTTcaatcttcaaaataaaattgaatcaaattaagAGTGTTATCTTGACAGAACTTGTATATTTGAATCGTATTTTAAAATGGAAGTATGCTTTCTTTCAACCTTTGACAATGCTGTGATATTAAATGAACTTTTCATTTGCATTTGTAACTGCTGATCATGAAGTTTAACCGCAGGTTAACTTTTTCTGTGACTCAGATTCTTGAAGCACCAAACGAGGAAGAAGTTTCTCTTCTCCTGGAGATGTTTGAGTAAGTTTGGTTGCTAGAATAATTCTGTATAATACCTGATGGTGGTTGAAAGTGTCATATTGCCTGTGGGGTTTTGATGGAATGAACTTCATCGCTTTCTATTGTTGTGGACAATTCTAGATGGGAAATTTGGGATTAGTTAGTTTCAATGTGATGCTGGAgtatattttatcttatttttcagTTTGTTTGCATCTTCTTGAAGATCTCTTTTGATCTATTGAGACAAAAATAATAGTCTTTGAGTGCCTATGTGTAGTTATAGGTTCTATTAAATCATGTTGGGCGTTGAGCTACTTCCTTGATACTCTTGTGAGAGAAAATTATCAGGTTCCTTTTTCCAAAGAAGATATATGTTGTGAGCAGCTAATAGTTTGGCTCAATTTGAATCGTATCTTTTCCTCTTCTTTCAATTTGATACATGCAGGCTTTGTCTTACTGGAGGAAAAGAAGTTCATAATGCCATAGTGAGCAGTATACAGGACCTTGGAAAGGCTTTTTCAAGATATGAAGATGAAGTACTGGTAAAGATGTGAACCTCTTGACTACACTTTTAAGATTTCATTAACAAATGCTCAAACTTGAATACCCCAGCCAAGATTAAATTGCTGAGGATGCAATAATGTTATGTTGTTCTTTCAAAAGGGAATAATCATATTGTTAAAGAGTTCTTAGTAGTTATTTAGTAAGGGGTagtttaatcttttttttttttttttgtgtaaaagtctatatatatgctttgtaacctttccttgaagaataagacactattttttctctcattcaacACTTAAATAGATGTCTGCAAGAGATATCTACTTGTTGAATGGCTGGCCATGCAAATTCCTTGACTCCCCCCATTCTCTCCTCTCATTCCCCTCTCCCCAACCCCAATTCATACACAATCATACGCAAGAGAGGAAAAGTTTGCCAATCCTCCATGGGTTTTGGAATGTCTTCTTTCACTATAGAATTTTGCACTTTTCATTGTTATTACAACCTTATCCACCACATTTTCTATGGTATACATGAGAAATTTTTTGCGTGGATTTAAAATAGATACCTGCATTGTCTCAGTAGCATTATTAGATACTGGCATAGCAATCAACTACAAATAACAAGAAAGATTCACCAACTGATAACCTTATACTATAGATAGGAATTAAACAACTCATATCACATGGTGAGATAAACCTATACATTACTCCAATAACTGGCTGTATATatggaaaataaagagaatGGTCTTGCTAAAGTATCATTCAATATTCAAAGCTTGCTGTCACATCAATAGAAGATATAAACAGATAAAAGGGCTTATGACCATATTAATTGGGCCTATTTGCTAGAATCCctgaaaaaatgggttttggcaAAAACTGGATTGGTTGGATCATTTGTTGCATTTCTACAACTAGCTTTTTGGTGTTGGTGAACAGTACTTGGGCCTATTTGCTAGAATCCctgaaaaaaatgggttttggcaAAAACTGGATTGGTTGGATCATTTGTTGCATTTCTACAACTAGCTTTTTGGTGTTGGTGAACAGTACTTCAACTGGGTTCTTTCGGAGCTTTAGGGGTTTAAGGAAGGGgattctctttttgttttagcTATGAAAGGACTCaatgttttgttgaagaaagcAAAGGGGGGAGGTTTTATTTTAGGGTTTAAGATAAATTAGTAGGGGAGGTGAAGGAGATGAGGTGTCTCACCTTTTATTCACAGATGACACACTTATTTTTTTGCGAAGCAAACCATGATCGAGTAGTTTACTTAAGGTGAATCTTTATATGGTTTGAAGCCTTGTTAAGGTTAAAGGTTAATTTTGGAGAAGTGCAAGTTAATTCTGATGGGCAATATTCCTAATGTGGATGATAGAGGGATTGAGATGGGTTATAGGAAGGGGATGCTTCCTACTGTGTGTTTGGG
Proteins encoded:
- the LOC100253636 gene encoding protein CANDIDATE G-PROTEIN COUPLED RECEPTOR 7; translated protein: MARTMENLLVAVTFLSLMAASVAEIKNLKITSDARHMILFEKFGFTHTGQVSIAVSGVSVEATSAATGTPANSRIGFFLLSDESLLQVVQESTQNPNFCVLDSQFTIHLFTFLDLTPNRIAFNHTYLVKNPNEYSLYFANCNPESLVTMSVHTEIYNLDNGVKDYLSAGQTQLPALFFLFSLAYFVFLGYWSYYCSKNKRSVHRIHLLMTALVLMKALNLLFAAEDKHYVKVTGTPHGWDVLFYIFQFIRVTLLFTVIVLVGTGWSFLKPFLQEKEKKVLMIVIPLQVLANVASVVIGETGPFIKDWVTWQQVFLLVDIICCCAILFPIVWSIRSLRETSKTDGKAARNLAKLTLFRQFYVVVIGYLYFTRIVVFALRTIAAYKYQWVSNAAEEIASLAFYLVMFYMFRPVEKNEYFVLDEEEEEVALATLRDEEFDL